The DNA sequence GGATATATACTTCCATTCTCTTTTATCCCATGTGTTATTTTAGGAAATATATCCGATAAGTATGGTGTTATGGTTATGTTTTCatatgaattaatttttgctCTATTTATGTATCTTTTTAGTTATTTGAGATCAAATGTGGCTCAATGGATATCTGTTATTTCGAATGCAATGTATTCAGCATGTGCCAATGGTCAGTTATGGACTTTTATCTCTTTTACATTTAGCTCGAAATATCACTCAACCCTTATAGGATTATTAAACTTCGTTTGTGGAATTGTTTCTTTTGTTCGTTTACTATTGTTCGAATGGgctaaatatacaaaatatgactttacatatattaacttGCTTATTATAGGACTTATTGGAATCAATATTGGAATTACAGTCGTACTTATGATAATTAGAAGAGTCAAAGGAGAAAAAGTTAATTATGGGGATGAGGGTTCGTCCGAGTAGTTCTTGTGACCTCCCCTTGGCCTCCATTGTGTGTTCAGATATGCGCGTACGCACATTTGTGTGTAGCGTATTAATGCATATGAAGTTATACACCCTCACATAAAGGtgtatacaaacatacatagaTATACACGTGCATATGAAGACGTGCACGGtacgtatatgcatatatgcatgtgcGTCAGTGCACATAGCAGATTGccctttttataaaatctaAAACGATTAATAATAAAGGGCCcaatatttaatttagttAAATTTACCTTTAAATATTAactactttttattttaacagaATAAcgtaattaataattaaaaattaataattaaaaattaataattgcATGAATTACATCAATTACATCAATTACATCAATTACATGAATTGcttaaataacataaatagaataaatagcATAAGCAAAACGAAGAGTATATTcccccctttttttcttttatgtgtatatacatatattttctacTTATGTGTAAGGCTAgggaataatttttctattttttttaattcataatattttgatacatttgttttatttatttattatatgtatcatATAACGAGAAAACAAATAAGCACACTCTCCTTCAAAAAGTCAAATACGCTAAGCGAAAtaagcaaaacaaaaaacacaTTTAGATCACATTGAAAAGTATTTTCTTAATCCTTCTATTCGCAAAAGATTAcgataaatttaaaaaaaaaaaaaaaaaaaaaaaggtgcaTATGCCATTTCTTTGGCAAATGTGTAATGATACACGAAAATGGCATAAATGATATGAATCATTTTCTTATCCAATTTTGTTATACGAACTGGTATTTATGCAAAACGAGGCAATGAAAGAGAGGGTAGCGAAGTATTCTCCTGTACTAATAAGGAAAGTGGTCACACCACGTCACATcgtgttattttattttgttaatttttttttttgtaatttcttCTGGCATTATTCGCGTGCATTATTTTTCTCCATTATGTTCGTGCTTTGTTTTTCTGCTTCATTTTTCTGCTGTATTTCCCTGCTTCATTTTTCTGCTGTATTTCCCTGCTTCATTTTTCTGCTGTATTTCCCTGCTTCATTTTTCTGCTGTATTTCAGTGCTCCATTTTTCTGCTGTATTTCAGTGCTTTAATTCCctgctttatttttacgcTATATTTTTACGCTTTATTTTTACGCTTTATTTTTACGCTTTATTTTTACGCTTTATTTTTACGCTTTATTTTTACGCTTTATTTTTACGCTTTATTTTTACgctttatttttgctttatttttacgctttatttttacgctttatttttacgctttatttttacgctttatttttacgctttatttttacgctttatttttacgctttatttttacgctttatttttacgctttattttcttacttcattttgcttctcttgtttttttaaactagGCCTTTTTTGAACAAATAATTGTAGGAGACTGTACTACGGGCATagttcatttttctttacatAAGTATAAACAATATCCTTCGCTTTATGCAAAatgttgttcattttttcagCTGTTTGTGCTTCCGCATATATGCGAATTAAGTTTTCTGTTCCTGATGGCCGTATAAAACACCTGCCCAAATGGGAATCTATTTCCCTTACTACTTGATCAATTTCACGTTGTAAACATAATGGTTGAATTAAATACTTCTCATGCTCTGGATGAGGTATAATTTCTGCTAATATATTTCTTGGGCAaggtatattaatatataatgaaggTAAAGGGTCATAGAACTGGTCCCACTGATTTAtagttaaatttaaaaatgataatgataactCAATAGCTACAAAATCAATGATAGCATCTCCTGCTGTTTGATtgaaaaaaagcaaatatttttttaaagcaatAAAGGATTTATCTTTCTCTATACATAAGCTCCTAGAccattcatttaatttatttatatctgtatatataGTACCATGCCCATTAGATTCGAACAGTATTCCAATAGACGATTTTTGTGCTATCTTATCAAGATATTTAATACCAgtttttgtacatataatatttatgctaatatattgaaataattCCATTTGCTCATTAGcgtatttctttatattattgaTATACTTAAGAAAAGCCGAATTTACGTAagatgtatgtattatattaatatctaGTTGTTTTGTTGTATTACTGGATAGTACTGATATATTACTGACATCGATTTGTGAGAGCATTTTCATTATGCATTTGAGGAGCAGGCAGGTTATTTTGGGTCCATCTAAAATGGCTATATTACTACCACAACATTTTTCTGTGCTAATAGGGTTATCACTACTGCTATCAGCAATGCCACTAGATCCTGCAATGCTCCCATTCCCATTGGGGTAATCATAAAACACATCAtgtataaagaaataaagaactCTATCTGCGTCTCCATCGAATGTACAAAATTTAGTGTTCACATTATCTGAAGAAGCATTGATAGGtagttttctttttctatatacatattcagCACCACAATGGAAATTTAGAatacttttttcattatctatataattaattttaataatttgtttttttaaaatagtaaatatattcttaaaattatCAATTTTTAAGCTAGCTATACCGTTAGAACAATCCACATATATCACTTCCTCTTTACAAGTCTTTTTTAAGAtttcatcatatattttgttcatgTAATTATAGAGATCctcaaataaatatgtaaaataatcgaaataaaatttatcacTGTTATATGCATACAGGTGAACATCTTTATTACTATAACCATTTGGAATGTTCAAACATTTCCCTATCGGGTTACtcatttttaatgtattattgTCTTTTCCCTTAGTGGGGTATTTACAATACTCATCGATATTGCTATGCGTATCACAAAGCTCATTAGTAGTGGCATTTATATTCTCactacaattttttaaaaaatacaggTCCCTAATGTGCTTACTATTTggtatgtaaaaattttccaAATAATCTAAATCGTTTTCCTCTTTGTGGATAGTATAATACCCTTTTTCTCTGATAAACGTGTCATCTAATTTCTCatccataaaaatattattcagaaaataaataacaaaatgcATGCACGGTGTTGTAATAAAacacatattatttatgcacTTGTATATATTGATACAATTTAAGGAttctataataatattatttaaatgaacacAACTAATACGAGTATCAAAACCTATGCAgatatttccttttattatattatttatattataattatatattatatcgtCTAACTCCTttatagtattatatatattattattaaataagtcAATATTTACTtccttttcaaaaatatatgaaatacacataattatattatgtactaTATCATGTATAGTACATTCCTCATTCTTCTTTAAATACCTTAAATGTTCATTTACAAGATCAGTTAAGTAATTctcatatatttcatttatttgtcTCCCATTGCAGTCTATTATTTTAACCCCATTTTCATCGAATGGATTATGAGAGGCTGTTATGATAACACCCACATTTTTCCATTGAATATTTTGCATACTAGGTAAACTACACTGTTTCTTGTTTTCACCCTTCATGTGTTTATCAAACAATTTGAGCTTTCTAATCGTTTcataattatgttttataaataacagACCTACTAATATTCCACTTTTACTTAAAGCATTTAATAAGTCACAGCTAGCCGTTTTGTATTTATCTCGAAAACCACTATTTCCGTAAGAAAATTCAAAAGAGGACTCAAATTTTACGAGTCCTTCAGTGGAATAATTTGGTAAATACTTTTCAATACAGGATTTAATATTTCTGTAAAAGAGGCTCTCTTCATAATTTCCCATGTTGCAGCATTATAAATGAAACActttaaaatggaaaaaattctaatgttttttgttatattagtTTGCATTATATTTGGCAGAATTGTTACATTTGgcatatatgatatattttgcttatttgtTACATGTGATACGTTTGTTACATATGACACTATTGTTACATTtgacacatttttttttttttttgtaaaatgcTGAATATTATGAACAGTGCAGGTGATTTCCTTCACCGCGAGGTGTGTGCGTGAATTACCTCAGAAATGGCATAAAAGGAAGAAACGCTCCGAAAAATTAAACTGGACGcagatatatgtatatacatacatatatatgcatactgTATGCTCCTTCTTAACCCACTGGTCACCCATGAAAAACAGAAGATGCTAAATAAATTTCGTGAACTACCTCATTTTAGTTGCTTACATTGAAAGCAATAAATGAAGAGGGGAATACGAGAGAAGAATTGAACTGgatattaaacaaaaacaaataaaaaaaatacaataaaataaatacacagCTGCAGTTTAAAATAGGATAAAAATTAGTCTTGTGTGAATTCGAATTTAAAGCCacacataattatattacgtgcacacataaatacatacattaatacatacatacaatgattatttttcttatgatattaaaatatttacataatgaGCTTCATGAATTATAGGAACACCTCACAAATGACCTCAGCATAGCCgaattttctttctttattAGTAGGCTTTTAAATGTTAAGTGTATTAACATGaaagaatggaaaaaatcttttatgttttacaccagcaaagtaatatatatgctattttttcataatgttAGTAAACAGCACAAATTGGGAAAAGaaaagttttatataatttcaaGAATTACATACTGAGCGGTAAACATGTAAATCCTTGCAATGTGTAGAAAAATTTGATCTTCaaatgtttatgtatatataaatacacgtGTGTGcaatttcaatatatatacctatatcTACTGATACGgttacaaaaaaaatcattttgcatttttatctgatatttttaatcattgatgcacatttatgtatatacatgcatatatacatacatacgacgttcacatataattataactgTAAGGAATAAGTTACGTACGAATAGGAAGACAGCAATTGTGTGCTATATTaatctatttttaattttaaaaaaaaattagtttaGTATACCTATTTATCATTCGTAAATAGaacaatttttctttataattttctttataatatttattacgcCATTCTTTGTGttgaaattgaaaaaaaaaataataaaaaaaatgatcttTTTCTATGTACAGAAAAAATCCGctctttcaatttttaagATTTAGGGCATTCTCATAAATGTAcgcaaattaaaaattatataatccgtaaaattatataatctGTACAGTTATATAATCTGTACAGTTATATaaagttttttatatattcataagctgataaaaaattaaattctcTTATTCCCTACATGTTCTAAATAACATTTGTAATTACGTATTTCGAAAAAGTTTACACTgtgtttaaaataattagCGGAAGAAGAGACCTCTTAAAAATGAGTATGAATCATGCCtactataatatatgtgCAGAGAGCATACATAagtatgcatacatatatatatatatatatatatatttataagtatatatgtatgtatacatatatataagtatataaacattctttaatttaaataaaaaaaaaaaaagtaatacgAAAGTATTAAgcaggaaataaaaaaacatcaTAAATActcacatataaatatgtataagcaTAAATTCCTAATcctacttatttttatacatagtAATCCTCacatgtaatattattaataagataaaaattcaacagtatattattatacccTACTTCATCTTAATATCCCTATTTTAATAAACGTTTCTACCAAACAATTGCCATCTCTGTTTACTGCTAATctcttttcttcttcttcctcctTAAATTTGTTccttctctttttatttaatttttttcttttaaatataatgatataaattgtaatcataattttatatcattttatgtGTATTTCTACTTCTTCGTCGTTTTTgctacttttttttgtggGTAGTATATTCTTTTCAACCTTGGTTGTAAGGAGTTTTCAATGCGCTCTGCTTTTTTACGATCCGAAAATACCATTGTGTATAAATATCTCTTTgttcttaattttaattttgttatgattgtatttttctttgttctACTTTTCTTCTTCACTATAATGACGGCTGTTGTATCAGGTTTCCTGCTAATTTTCAAGAATTTACGTATGTCAGTTATTTGTTTCGGCatcttttctctttttaatttttaaagtaaaaagTGTAAAAGTAATTTGTACGTTTCAGCTAGAACTTCGTTCTTCTAtaggaataattttttatcccAAAAATTATTCGTAAAAAGTTTTGAACTGAAAATGGTATATTTCttagaatataaataaagaaaaataacaaaaataatactacTGCTAtaagtgtatgtatatgtatatgtatatgtatatgcacatatatatatatatatatatatatatatatatatatatatatatataacaatgtaaaaatgctcatcaattttttttaattatactgtattatttaattgccctctatataaattcagtacatattttattccttatcgttaataatatcatcaataagtatatatataaatgtacataaataactatttatgtataaatgaacaGGTAgctaatgtatatatttgttaacaTATTGGTGTACGATGGCTTGATACTTTGCAATTGCGAATGTATACTCtgcacataattttttttttttttagctacTATTCTTCCTTCTCGTTAACGATGCGTCGcaaatttcatatatatatatatatatgtatatatgtatataattatattaatataactcAGATCTGCGTTATCACAGGAATTgccaaatatatacatattatatatattgtaggAGAACGCACggtttttcttcttttttcttatatataaaattcattGAATTGC is a window from the Plasmodium brasilianum strain Bolivian I chromosome 9, whole genome shotgun sequence genome containing:
- a CDS encoding phosphoacetylglucosamine mutase, giving the protein MGNYEESLFYRNIKSCIEKYLPNYSTEGLVKFESSFEFSYGNSGFRDKYKTASCDLLNALSKSGILVGLLFIKHNYETIRKLKLFDKHMKGENKKQCSLPSMQNIQWKNVGVIITASHNPFDENGVKIIDCNGRQINEIYENYLTDLVNEHLRYLKKNEECTIHDIVHNIIMCISYIFEKEVNIDLFNNNIYNTIKELDDIIYNYNINNIIKGNICIGFDTRISCVHLNNIIIESLNCINIYKCINNMCFITTPCMHFVIYFLNNIFMDEKLDDTFIREKGYYTIHKEENDLDYLENFYIPNSKHIRDLYFLKNCSENINATTNELCDTHSNIDEYCKYPTKGKDNNTLKMSNPIGKCLNIPNGYSNKDVHLYAYNSDKFYFDYFTYLFEDLYNYMNKIYDEILKKTCKEEVIYVDCSNGIASLKIDNFKNIFTILKKQIIKINYIDNEKSILNFHCGAEYVYRKRKLPINASSDNVNTKFCTFDGDADRVLYFFIHDVFYDYPNGNGSIAGSSGIADSSSDNPISTEKCCGSNIAILDGPKITCLLLKCIMKMLSQIDVSNISVLSSNTTKQLDINIIHTSYVNSAFLKYINNIKKYANEQMELFQYISINIICTKTGIKYLDKIAQKSSIGILFESNGHGTIYTDINKLNEWSRSLCIEKDKSFIALKKYLLFFNQTAGDAIIDFVAIELSLSFLNLTINQWDQFYDPLPSLYINIPCPRNILAEIIPHPEHEKYLIQPLCLQREIDQVVREIDSHLGRCFIRPSGTENLIRIYAEAQTAEKMNNILHKAKDIVYTYVKKNELCP
- a CDS encoding 60S ribosomal protein L38; amino-acid sequence: MPKQITDIRKFLKISRKPDTTAVIIVKKKSRTKKNTIITKLKLRTKRYLYTMVFSDRKKAERIENSLQPRKKLNKKRRNKFKEEEEEKRLAVNRDGNCLVETFIKIGILR